One genomic window of Candidatus Kuenenia stuttgartiensis includes the following:
- the cobO gene encoding cob(I)yrinic acid a,c-diamide adenosyltransferase, producing MENGLILIHTGNGKGKTTAALGLCFRAIGQGMKALMLSFIKSSQKTGEMRAAKLLEPDFKMVLMGQGFIKTQKGHFSEETIKNVKESWEYAKKEIFSDEYDLIVLDEINHLIDYGLLDVEDVIGVIQNKPRRLNLVLTGRNAKSQLIDIADLVTEMKEIKHHYKNGIKARKGIEF from the coding sequence ATGGAAAATGGGCTTATACTTATACATACCGGAAATGGAAAAGGGAAAACTACCGCGGCATTAGGGCTTTGCTTTCGTGCTATTGGACAGGGGATGAAAGCGCTTATGCTTTCATTTATCAAAAGTTCTCAAAAAACCGGCGAGATGAGGGCTGCTAAATTATTGGAACCTGATTTTAAGATGGTTCTCATGGGGCAGGGATTTATTAAAACGCAAAAAGGACATTTTTCCGAAGAAACTATCAAAAATGTCAAAGAATCCTGGGAATATGCGAAAAAGGAGATTTTCTCAGATGAATACGATCTCATTGTTCTTGACGAAATTAACCATTTGATTGATTATGGATTGCTGGATGTCGAAGACGTTATTGGGGTGATACAAAATAAACCCAGGCGATTGAATCTTGTCCTTACAGGACGGAATGCCAAAAGTCAATTGATCGATATTGCGGATTTAGTGACTGAGATGAAAGAAATAAAGCACCACTATAAAAATGGAATAAAGGCACGTAAAGGGATAGAATTTTAG
- a CDS encoding STAS domain-containing protein — protein sequence MEIERHEKGNVVVLSPKGNLVYEGAIKLECMLKILCEDACAIILNFRDVKYISANALGSIAYYVSCFREKQKGFKLVQTNKNIKKLMDITGLLRIVEVFENEDEAMSSIGPRVGKLERTFLWSGGN from the coding sequence ATGGAAATTGAAAGGCATGAAAAAGGCAATGTGGTCGTGTTATCGCCAAAGGGGAACCTCGTGTATGAGGGGGCAATCAAACTGGAGTGCATGCTTAAGATTTTGTGCGAAGATGCATGCGCCATTATACTGAATTTCAGAGATGTAAAGTATATTTCCGCAAACGCATTGGGGAGTATCGCATATTATGTGAGTTGTTTCAGGGAAAAACAAAAGGGATTTAAGCTGGTTCAAACAAATAAAAACATTAAAAAACTTATGGATATTACCGGCCTGCTTCGCATTGTGGAGGTATTTGAGAACGAGGATGAAGCAATGTCAAGCATTGGTCCCCGTGTGGGGAAACTGGAAAGAACATTTTTATGGTCAGGGGGAAATTAA
- a CDS encoding two-component system sensor histidine kinase NtrB, whose product MKNIAVNKYPKKFRNELATAFEQFNLYTLRLEEAYNKLQSRVKEIDKEMEDTNARLKDKVQELDSLTKYLNSLLGSIHSGVIAINVKGEITTFNTAAEEILSFSGSCVVGGNIACLYENADGGESLLTEAIKKGQNFINVERKIKTSQGLTRMLESSVSLIKDSQDNIIGAVEVFKDLSKIRDLEMRLRKADKLAAIGAMAASIAHEIRNPLNGIEGFSALLARDFEDSDPRKKLVKNIIQGTKNLNKTVTELLVFARPVRLSLMNSRISEILDRTLFFIKEDMNRNGIDAISIHKEYGADDYCLKCDAEKLQQVFLNLCLNAIQSMTCGGHLTVFTRTIEGENDNGVVQIGIKDTGVGIKKEVVRKMFDLFFTTKQDGTGIGLAIVNKIVEAHNGKIFVESEEGKGTTFYINLPINSHDYMDSYSAFVPEEEALAMQFA is encoded by the coding sequence ATGAAAAATATTGCCGTGAACAAATATCCGAAAAAATTCAGGAATGAACTCGCAACCGCCTTTGAACAGTTTAATCTTTATACATTGCGTTTGGAAGAGGCTTACAATAAGCTGCAAAGCAGGGTAAAGGAAATAGATAAGGAGATGGAAGATACAAATGCCCGTTTAAAGGATAAAGTGCAGGAACTCGACAGCCTTACGAAATATCTAAATAGTCTTTTGGGAAGTATTCATAGCGGTGTTATCGCCATAAATGTGAAAGGGGAAATAACTACTTTCAATACGGCGGCAGAAGAAATATTGAGCTTCAGCGGGTCTTGCGTGGTAGGGGGAAATATAGCGTGTTTATACGAAAATGCGGACGGTGGTGAATCCTTGCTTACGGAGGCTATTAAAAAGGGGCAAAATTTTATTAATGTTGAGCGTAAAATAAAGACCAGCCAGGGATTAACCAGGATGCTGGAAAGCAGCGTGTCACTGATTAAGGACTCGCAGGACAATATTATAGGCGCTGTAGAGGTGTTTAAAGACTTATCAAAGATAAGAGATTTGGAGATGCGATTGAGAAAAGCGGATAAACTTGCAGCCATTGGCGCAATGGCGGCCAGTATTGCCCATGAAATTCGTAATCCACTAAATGGTATTGAAGGGTTTTCTGCATTACTTGCAAGGGACTTTGAAGATTCCGACCCCCGTAAGAAACTGGTAAAAAATATAATACAAGGCACAAAAAATCTGAACAAAACGGTTACCGAGTTGCTGGTATTCGCGCGTCCGGTGCGATTGAGTTTAATGAATAGCCGTATATCTGAAATTTTGGACAGAACACTCTTTTTTATTAAGGAAGACATGAACCGGAATGGAATAGATGCTATTTCTATCCATAAAGAATACGGCGCAGATGATTATTGTTTGAAATGCGATGCGGAAAAATTGCAGCAGGTCTTTTTGAATCTTTGCTTAAATGCAATTCAATCTATGACATGCGGAGGCCATTTAACGGTATTTACGCGGACAATAGAGGGAGAAAACGACAACGGCGTTGTTCAGATTGGCATAAAGGATACCGGAGTAGGAATTAAAAAAGAGGTTGTCCGGAAGATGTTTGACCTCTTTTTTACTACAAAACAGGATGGAACGGGGATTGGATTGGCAATTGTGAACAAAATTGTAGAAGCGCATAACGGCAAAATCTTTGTTGAAAGCGAAGAGGGAAAGGGAACGACATTTTATATTAATCTGCCCATAAATTCGCATGACTATATGGATTCGTACAGCGCCTTCGTTCCGGAAGAAGAGGCATTGGCGATGCAGTTTGCTTAA
- a CDS encoding type II toxin-antitoxin system VapC family toxin, which yields MNQKLYIETSIISYLTSKPSRDIIIAAHQQITYDWWSTHRDEFDLFTSQFVIDEAEAGDPDAAQKRLLELNKIALLDITNDIIGLSEALMDKKCLPPKAVVDSLHISIASIHNMNYLLTWNCKHIANAKMRPLIEKVIFDNGYIAPIICTPEELLGE from the coding sequence ATGAATCAGAAACTGTACATAGAGACAAGTATTATAAGCTATCTAACCTCTAAACCGAGTCGTGATATTATTATAGCCGCTCATCAACAAATTACATACGATTGGTGGTCTACTCATCGAGATGAATTTGATTTATTCACTTCACAATTTGTAATCGATGAAGCCGAAGCAGGCGACCCCGATGCAGCACAAAAAAGATTATTGGAATTAAATAAAATAGCTTTACTTGATATCACAAATGATATTATTGGTTTATCAGAAGCTTTAATGGATAAGAAATGCTTACCTCCTAAAGCCGTGGTAGATTCTTTACATATTTCTATAGCATCAATCCATAATATGAATTATTTATTAACCTGGAATTGTAAACATATAGCAAATGCGAAAATGCGACCATTAATTGAGAAAGTAATATTTGATAATGGTTATATCGCTCCGATAATCTGTACTCCAGAAGAATTATTAGGAGAATAA
- the fliE gene encoding flagellar hook-basal body complex protein FliE, which translates to MAVLPINNNGDSIQQNKGFDFVEEQKGASFKDTLGGFINEINDLQVKASDSIEKFSGGKIENIHEVMVAMSKAEVSFKFMMETRNKLVETYKEVMRMQM; encoded by the coding sequence ATGGCTGTTTTACCGATTAATAATAATGGCGATTCAATTCAACAAAACAAAGGGTTTGATTTTGTTGAAGAGCAGAAAGGCGCTTCCTTTAAAGATACATTGGGAGGTTTTATCAATGAGATTAATGACCTTCAGGTGAAAGCCAGTGACAGTATCGAGAAGTTTTCCGGTGGAAAGATTGAAAACATCCACGAAGTTATGGTTGCCATGTCAAAGGCGGAGGTTAGCTTTAAGTTTATGATGGAAACCCGGAACAAACTGGTAGAAACATACAAGGAAGTTATGCGTATGCAAATGTAA
- a CDS encoding GIY-YIG nuclease family protein, whose product MDKLYSVYIMTNKNDTVLYTWVTNNLKRRVYEHREKRVEGFTKKYNVTKLVIARVFSEAISILRDIS is encoded by the coding sequence ATGGATAAATTATACTCTGTTTACATAATGACGAATAAAAATGATACAGTACTCTACACATGGGTAACGAACAATCTTAAAAGAAGAGTATATGAACATAGAGAGAAGAGGGTCGAGGGATTTACAAAAAAGTATAATGTTACAAAACTTGTCATTGCGAGGGTCTTTTCCGAAGCAATCAGTATACTACGAGATATTTCGTGA
- the flgC gene encoding flagellar basal body rod protein FlgC encodes MGISKVFSALDISATGLTAERIRMNVIANNIANANATNSPDGGPYRREQVEFQSILNKAANLSDIDGMERLGGVKVSNIMKSKEPFNKVFIPGHPQADENGFVEMPNVNIATEMVDLVTASRSYEANLAVINSSKDITNQALSIIGR; translated from the coding sequence ATGGGAATAAGTAAGGTATTTTCAGCGCTGGATATAAGCGCTACCGGGCTTACCGCGGAACGTATCCGCATGAATGTGATAGCAAATAATATTGCTAATGCAAACGCTACTAACTCTCCCGACGGCGGTCCGTATCGCAGGGAACAAGTGGAATTTCAGTCTATTCTTAATAAGGCGGCTAATTTGTCCGATATTGATGGAATGGAACGTTTGGGCGGCGTAAAGGTGAGTAATATTATGAAAAGCAAAGAACCTTTTAATAAGGTATTTATTCCCGGGCATCCTCAGGCGGATGAAAATGGTTTTGTAGAGATGCCTAACGTAAACATTGCAACGGAGATGGTTGATCTGGTCACGGCGTCCAGATCTTACGAAGCGAATCTTGCGGTGATAAATTCTTCTAAAGATATTACAAATCAGGCATTGTCAATTATTGGAAGATAG
- a CDS encoding BrnA antitoxin family protein, which produces MRDHYDFSKMKGRKNPYLKYLKQPVTMRLDRDTVLYFRSMSEDTGIPYQTLINLYLRDCAISQRKLQIKWPPGKAEQPA; this is translated from the coding sequence ATGAGAGACCATTATGATTTTTCCAAAATGAAGGGGCGTAAAAATCCTTATTTAAAGTATTTAAAACAACCGGTTACTATGCGTTTGGACCGTGATACTGTTCTCTATTTCAGGTCTATGTCGGAGGATACCGGTATTCCATACCAGACCCTAATAAATCTTTATCTTCGTGACTGTGCAATCAGTCAAAGAAAACTCCAAATAAAGTGGCCCCCCGGAAAAGCCGAACAACCGGCTTGA
- a CDS encoding tetratricopeptide repeat protein, whose amino-acid sequence MALWMGVPVFISSERCLFSETVNSGKNAGTGEIQDVSHGSSALVGTLSGAGEHQGVERVLSNLNVENERLRELEKKYLTLQGVTSETGIGKYFKSGATKDIDSVAVHEVGNVSKTDGQSDAGDTSNEISEYTPLQYSKNFEDAVPQKEEVDASVEDGEERARMHNRLHRYLTGIEKETPPITIAECFYTLGEYEKALQGYKNIPQEAVTPYQYMWARYQIANCFRQLKKYDDALNEFQRFIDENPKSELIVQAKWYVDDIAWWKEWQGKNTLKNNKLLMLSDNNE is encoded by the coding sequence ATGGCTTTGTGGATGGGTGTGCCTGTTTTTATAAGTTCTGAAAGATGTTTGTTTAGCGAGACTGTAAACAGTGGAAAAAATGCAGGAACCGGAGAGATTCAGGACGTATCTCATGGAAGTTCTGCTTTGGTCGGTACTTTGTCTGGTGCGGGCGAACATCAAGGAGTGGAAAGGGTATTATCAAATCTCAACGTTGAAAACGAACGGCTTCGGGAATTAGAAAAGAAATATTTAACATTGCAAGGCGTTACTTCAGAGACAGGGATTGGGAAATATTTTAAATCAGGCGCAACGAAAGATATTGATTCTGTGGCGGTTCATGAAGTGGGCAATGTGTCAAAAACAGACGGCCAAAGCGATGCCGGTGATACATCAAACGAGATTTCAGAATACACGCCATTACAGTATTCAAAAAACTTTGAGGATGCAGTGCCGCAAAAAGAAGAAGTTGATGCGTCCGTTGAGGATGGCGAGGAGAGAGCCAGGATGCACAACCGGCTGCATCGCTATTTGACCGGCATAGAAAAAGAGACGCCTCCCATAACAATAGCAGAATGTTTTTATACATTGGGTGAATATGAAAAAGCCTTGCAGGGTTATAAAAATATTCCGCAAGAAGCGGTTACGCCGTATCAATACATGTGGGCCCGGTACCAGATTGCAAATTGTTTCCGGCAGTTAAAAAAATACGATGACGCGCTGAATGAATTCCAGCGTTTTATCGACGAAAATCCGAAGAGTGAGTTAATAGTGCAAGCGAAATGGTATGTTGATGATATTGCCTGGTGGAAGGAATGGCAGGGGAAAAATACATTGAAGAATAATAAATTGTTAATGCTTTCTGATAATAATGAGTGA
- a CDS encoding tetratricopeptide repeat protein has translation MTNTPSDDEKKETALNEIIEGLQKREEEDSFPEAISQGEDAPDMPVHEASDESVKSKKLLKAGMLLNQYVLSAMVLFFIVGAISFFLFLQKDWIKVKGNKMVSRLVEKKLEESLDKYMDLNDNLRGGKRAKAKLSDDIKGENSSGVQRGREETQEDRTEYIIEANRLYEQGDYKTAASLYGKGLDKSMPFLNEDFIVYRLGDCYFQSGDYKEALEVFRHLNNDYLNSEYQLQSRLKMGECCAKLGDYKQARKTLYSVIAQEGDCKTEEDKSCVAESYFKIGDYYREESKRLKNASQMVGTVTAGSGKSNDHL, from the coding sequence ATGACTAATACTCCATCTGATGACGAAAAAAAGGAAACTGCATTAAATGAAATAATCGAAGGGCTGCAAAAACGGGAGGAGGAAGATTCTTTCCCGGAAGCGATTTCGCAAGGTGAAGACGCGCCCGATATGCCTGTTCATGAAGCCTCTGACGAGTCGGTAAAATCAAAAAAATTGTTAAAAGCGGGCATGTTGCTCAATCAATATGTACTTTCCGCTATGGTGCTTTTTTTTATAGTAGGCGCGATAAGCTTCTTTTTATTTCTCCAGAAAGATTGGATTAAAGTAAAAGGCAATAAAATGGTTTCCCGCCTTGTGGAAAAAAAGCTGGAAGAGTCTTTGGATAAATATATGGACTTGAACGACAATTTAAGGGGTGGCAAAAGGGCTAAGGCAAAACTGTCAGACGATATAAAGGGGGAAAATTCTTCTGGTGTACAGCGAGGCCGGGAAGAAACGCAGGAAGACAGGACAGAATATATCATCGAAGCAAATCGATTGTACGAACAGGGCGATTACAAGACGGCGGCTTCTCTCTATGGAAAGGGATTAGACAAATCGATGCCTTTTCTGAATGAGGATTTTATTGTATATCGTTTGGGCGATTGTTATTTTCAATCGGGAGATTATAAGGAAGCCCTTGAAGTGTTCAGGCATTTAAACAATGATTATCTTAACAGCGAGTATCAATTGCAAAGCAGATTAAAAATGGGTGAATGTTGCGCAAAACTGGGGGACTATAAGCAAGCAAGAAAAACCCTTTACTCCGTTATCGCCCAGGAAGGTGACTGCAAAACGGAAGAAGATAAGTCGTGCGTGGCAGAGTCTTATTTTAAAATCGGAGATTATTACCGGGAGGAGTCAAAACGTCTGAAAAATGCATCTCAAATGGTAGGTACGGTCACCGCAGGATCCGGGAAAAGCAATGACCATTTGTAG
- the thyX gene encoding FAD-dependent thymidylate synthase, protein MSESKLNVLLLRYTQDPEHIVAQAAKLCYSPSSVAELKEQIDSKDQSVFIEKLTEMGHLSPIEHVSFTFGIEGISRACSHQLVRHRLASYSQQSQRYVGKYRKKTGGFDFVIPPRIEKIGKKQWFIEKMNCIQEWYDELIEALGDSGESTFEDARFLLPNAAETKIIITMNARELLHFLRVRCCNRAQWEIRAMAIEMLRLAKKVAPNILKDAGPGCVNNACPEGKMTCGKMVEVRTMFRNI, encoded by the coding sequence ATGTCTGAATCAAAACTAAATGTACTATTATTACGATACACACAAGACCCTGAACATATCGTGGCGCAAGCCGCCAAACTGTGTTATAGCCCCTCCTCTGTTGCTGAATTAAAGGAACAGATTGACAGCAAGGATCAGTCCGTTTTTATTGAAAAATTAACGGAAATGGGGCATCTCTCGCCCATAGAACACGTCAGTTTTACCTTTGGTATAGAGGGCATTTCCCGCGCCTGTTCACATCAGCTTGTCCGGCATCGTTTGGCTTCTTATTCCCAGCAAAGCCAGCGTTATGTGGGAAAGTACCGTAAGAAAACCGGTGGTTTTGATTTTGTTATCCCCCCCAGGATTGAAAAAATCGGAAAAAAACAGTGGTTCATTGAAAAAATGAATTGTATTCAGGAATGGTATGACGAACTGATAGAGGCGCTGGGCGATAGTGGAGAAAGCACATTTGAAGACGCCAGATTTTTACTGCCCAATGCCGCGGAGACAAAGATTATCATTACCATGAACGCCCGCGAATTATTGCATTTCCTTCGTGTACGTTGCTGCAATCGCGCACAATGGGAAATCAGGGCTATGGCAATTGAAATGCTGCGGCTAGCGAAAAAGGTCGCCCCAAATATTTTGAAAGATGCAGGCCCTGGTTGCGTAAACAATGCATGCCCGGAAGGAAAAATGACGTGCGGGAAGATGGTTGAAGTGAGAACTATGTTTAGAAATATATGA
- a CDS encoding sigma-54-dependent transcriptional regulator, which produces MSVEKIMVVDDDALGREYLCETLKRGGYDVTGVGNGQQAVSRIGKEDFDMIFMDMKMPGMDGMEALEKVKGISSETVVILMTAYGTIESAVEAMRKGAYDYIIKPFSPDQIELLISRVNERQKLIAENKYWRSASNVDEKSEPVYSKNSKMSQIYEQLKKIAQSKASVLIQGESGTGKELVARAIHYFSPRCEKPFIRVNCAALAESLLESELFGHERGAYTGAVAKRIGRFELANEGTLLLDEVSEISPNIQAKLLRVLEEEEFERVGGEKTIKIDVRIVATTNRDLAKEIQKGTFREDLFYRLNVVPIHLPPLRERREDIPLLANTYLEKYSSENNSSVKSIEKRAMDYLSQYNWPGNVRELKNIMQRAVVMGSSEELGLENFTSLIDIKKSEHTMCNDSVNIKKNGQSIEDAEKELIFTTLEKTGGNKTKAAGLLKITTRTLRNKLNKYVIAQ; this is translated from the coding sequence ATGAGTGTCGAGAAAATAATGGTTGTCGATGATGATGCATTGGGGCGTGAATACCTCTGTGAAACGCTGAAAAGAGGCGGATATGATGTTACAGGGGTTGGCAACGGACAGCAAGCCGTCTCGCGAATCGGCAAAGAAGATTTTGACATGATATTCATGGATATGAAAATGCCTGGAATGGACGGCATGGAGGCGCTTGAAAAGGTAAAGGGAATTTCGTCGGAAACCGTAGTCATTCTCATGACTGCGTATGGCACTATAGAGTCTGCTGTGGAAGCTATGAGAAAAGGCGCTTATGATTACATTATAAAACCTTTTTCTCCCGATCAGATAGAGCTTTTAATCTCAAGGGTGAATGAACGGCAGAAATTAATCGCCGAAAATAAATACTGGCGGTCTGCTTCCAATGTGGATGAAAAATCTGAGCCTGTGTACAGCAAAAATTCTAAAATGTCGCAAATATATGAACAACTGAAAAAGATTGCACAGAGCAAGGCAAGTGTTCTTATACAGGGAGAAAGCGGTACGGGCAAGGAATTAGTTGCGCGTGCGATACATTATTTCAGCCCGCGCTGCGAAAAACCTTTTATTCGGGTAAATTGCGCAGCCCTGGCAGAGTCCCTCCTGGAAAGCGAACTCTTTGGGCACGAACGCGGCGCATATACCGGAGCGGTGGCAAAGCGTATAGGACGCTTTGAACTGGCAAACGAAGGTACGCTGCTTCTTGATGAAGTCAGCGAGATTTCTCCCAATATACAGGCAAAGTTGTTGCGGGTGCTGGAAGAAGAGGAATTTGAGCGGGTTGGGGGAGAAAAAACCATAAAAATCGATGTCCGCATTGTGGCAACCACAAACAGGGATTTGGCAAAGGAAATACAAAAGGGGACGTTTCGCGAGGATTTGTTTTACCGGTTAAATGTTGTTCCAATACACTTACCGCCCTTACGGGAGAGGCGCGAAGATATCCCGTTGCTGGCGAATACCTATCTTGAAAAATATAGTTCGGAAAATAATTCATCTGTCAAATCGATTGAAAAAAGGGCAATGGATTACCTTTCCCAATACAATTGGCCTGGGAATGTGAGGGAATTGAAAAATATTATGCAAAGAGCGGTTGTTATGGGTTCATCGGAAGAGCTTGGATTAGAGAACTTTACATCCCTCATTGACATAAAAAAATCCGAACATACCATGTGTAATGATTCCGTAAACATAAAAAAGAATGGTCAATCTATTGAAGATGCAGAGAAGGAGTTGATTTTTACCACACTCGAAAAAACGGGCGGGAATAAAACAAAGGCAGCCGGGTTGCTTAAAATTACAACCAGAACATTGCGGAATAAACTCAATAAATACGTAATTGCTCAATAA
- the flgB gene encoding flagellar basal body rod protein FlgB, with translation MNIGLDKTFGLLENMLDVSSLRHKVVANNIANVNTPGYKKMVVNFEGELEKAIQSSSQKNFNKFEPKVVISEDVVDGTLRNDGNTVDMEKEVATLLKNTGFYKIYSQLLAKKFDLVKAAIDGSKG, from the coding sequence ATGAATATTGGTTTAGATAAAACGTTTGGTTTATTAGAGAATATGTTGGATGTTTCGTCTCTAAGGCACAAGGTTGTTGCAAACAACATTGCCAATGTAAACACTCCTGGTTACAAGAAAATGGTGGTTAATTTTGAGGGTGAGCTTGAAAAGGCTATACAAAGCAGTTCGCAGAAAAATTTTAATAAGTTTGAACCAAAGGTCGTAATTTCAGAAGATGTTGTAGATGGGACATTGCGCAACGATGGAAACACGGTGGATATGGAAAAAGAGGTTGCTACTTTACTGAAAAATACGGGTTTTTATAAAATATATTCGCAGTTACTGGCAAAAAAATTTGATTTAGTAAAAGCCGCAATTGACGGCTCTAAAGGATAA
- a CDS encoding BrnT family toxin — protein sequence MIELTFEWDNRKEKSNIKKHGISFEEARIAFYDENAIQYFDPDHSHEEDRFILLGISYKLRLLVICHCFRESDTVIRIISARKADGDEESEYWRNRQ from the coding sequence ATGATCGAATTAACATTTGAATGGGATAACCGGAAGGAAAAGTCCAATATCAAAAAGCATGGGATTTCCTTCGAAGAAGCGCGTATAGCCTTTTATGATGAAAATGCCATTCAATATTTTGATCCCGACCATTCACACGAAGAAGATCGTTTTATCTTACTTGGAATAAGTTATAAACTTAGGCTTCTGGTCATCTGCCACTGTTTCCGGGAAAGCGATACAGTTATCAGAATCATCTCTGCGAGGAAAGCCGATGGCGATGAAGAAAGTGAATATTGGAGGAACAGACAATGA
- a CDS encoding tetratricopeptide repeat protein produces MNRRIIFILIFLLGVFPVCSLSKAGEETTGEAKEDISNTVQGVLNEERKNLEMLQMQLQAIDESSELSESLNKELRNLEMLQMQLQILRDQELEEKEDNGAGTKAAEKKSGAPEERKEVFIQPNENIMLKKELDEYDMPVYSINAKQVQVSEILKALSAVYGKSIIVDEEIAPEYLSSFINVSIKKSPLQDILEVIIGMRNLEFIPKENAIFVTSLSQLNVDTASDYYKDKAAQIYQRAQIKYPNDKMVVKAYYELGNYYYDLGFNFLALQEYQVVVKKYITSLFAKDALFKIGDCYYRLNDPESAIRAYFQFIYGYPKDPLIADAFMGIGDSLMMQGFYVRAKDTYERVLNGYPETEIAAKAQLNIAKALAKMEKHREAIRALMEARELYNSLHIGAEIEYLIGKCLFSLKEYEDAKTVLGNFLANAGNERYAEDASFLLGECFYNNENYVEAFQVFKRALETYPNSSNVPRGMYFLGKSLRAMHFYDSAIKTFREGIQFWPTNEYADKMAMEIGWCYFDDDNYARAQEGFKDFIKKYPYSKVLIEGMVGLADALFCEKKYEQAVKAYIDVLGNSSEKEIRAFAFERIGACYKAMGKLEQAIKAFRLELG; encoded by the coding sequence ATGAATAGAAGAATAATTTTTATACTCATATTTCTTTTAGGCGTATTTCCTGTATGCTCTCTTTCCAAAGCCGGTGAGGAGACTACTGGCGAGGCGAAGGAGGATATCTCAAATACCGTGCAGGGCGTATTGAACGAGGAGAGGAAAAACCTGGAAATGCTTCAGATGCAGTTGCAGGCTATTGATGAATCAAGCGAACTCAGTGAATCATTAAATAAAGAGTTGAGAAATCTTGAGATGCTCCAAATGCAATTGCAAATATTAAGAGATCAGGAGTTAGAAGAAAAGGAAGATAATGGCGCCGGGACGAAGGCGGCTGAAAAGAAGAGTGGTGCTCCGGAAGAAAGAAAAGAGGTTTTTATACAACCAAATGAAAATATCATGCTGAAAAAAGAACTGGACGAGTATGATATGCCGGTTTATTCAATTAACGCAAAACAGGTGCAGGTGTCTGAAATATTGAAAGCGCTGTCAGCAGTCTATGGCAAAAGTATTATTGTGGATGAAGAAATTGCACCCGAATACTTGTCATCTTTTATAAATGTATCAATCAAAAAAAGCCCATTACAGGATATATTGGAAGTAATTATCGGAATGCGCAACCTGGAATTTATTCCGAAAGAGAACGCTATATTTGTTACCTCTTTGTCACAGCTTAACGTCGATACGGCATCTGACTATTATAAGGATAAGGCTGCCCAAATATATCAAAGGGCACAAATAAAATATCCCAACGACAAAATGGTCGTCAAGGCGTATTATGAACTGGGGAATTATTATTATGATCTGGGTTTCAATTTTCTTGCGTTGCAGGAATATCAGGTTGTTGTAAAAAAATATATAACGTCTCTCTTTGCAAAAGATGCTTTATTTAAAATCGGAGACTGTTATTACCGCCTCAATGACCCGGAAAGCGCCATTAGGGCGTATTTTCAGTTTATTTATGGCTATCCGAAAGATCCTTTAATTGCCGATGCTTTTATGGGGATCGGCGACTCTTTAATGATGCAGGGGTTTTATGTGCGGGCAAAGGACACCTACGAAAGGGTGCTGAATGGATATCCGGAAACAGAGATTGCCGCTAAGGCGCAGCTTAACATTGCCAAAGCGCTTGCAAAAATGGAAAAACACCGGGAGGCGATTCGGGCATTGATGGAGGCCAGGGAACTCTATAATTCCCTCCATATAGGGGCTGAGATTGAATATTTAATAGGAAAATGTTTATTCTCGTTGAAGGAGTATGAGGATGCCAAAACAGTTTTGGGGAATTTCCTGGCCAATGCGGGCAATGAGAGATATGCCGAAGACGCAAGTTTCTTATTGGGAGAATGCTTCTATAATAATGAGAATTATGTTGAGGCATTCCAGGTTTTTAAGAGAGCGCTGGAAACCTATCCAAACAGCAGCAATGTCCCACGCGGTATGTATTTTTTGGGAAAGTCTCTGCGGGCAATGCACTTTTATGATTCTGCGATAAAAACATTCCGGGAAGGGATACAATTTTGGCCAACTAATGAATATGCGGACAAAATGGCCATGGAGATAGGATGGTGTTATTTTGATGATGATAATTATGCGCGGGCGCAGGAAGGTTTTAAGGATTTTATAAAGAAGTACCCTTACAGCAAGGTATTAATAGAAGGAATGGTTGGCCTGGCGGATGCACTCTTCTGCGAAAAAAAATACGAACAAGCTGTGAAGGCATATATAGATGTTTTAGGAAATAGCAGCGAAAAGGAAATCAGGGCGTTTGCATTTGAAAGAATTGGCGCTTGTTATAAAGCTATGGGAAAACTGGAACAAGCAATAAAAGCGTTTCGTTTAGAGTTGGGATGA